TTTCAAGAGCCACTTGTATCCCATCTTTGCTCAATCTTTGGTCCACATGGGCAGACATACCTGGGGCTTACATGGATCCAATGAACAAATATTTATGGACGCCATTTGATTTGCTCAAATAGaagctgttgatttttttttaaatcaacagcaAAAATCTAATCTTGTAGCCCCCTGTGGGGTCCCAGTATCCATACAGTATTGAGAAAGTAGTGATTGAATAATGTCTCTATTCTGCTTTAGAGGATCTGCTGAGGGAGCACATGTATTGTGAGTTCACAGGAAATAAACCTCAAAATCACAGCCCTGCTCCCTTACCCTTCCTCAGCCCTACACTTACTATATCAGGTAAGAACACTTATGGGATTATGCACAAGAACAAAACCAAGTGAACACATCACTGGCCTTTGCACTGTATGACCTGGAACACAagttgcattttgtgtgttcagACCTTCGTATGCAGGTGATATTGTTGTACCACGGCCAGAGGGTGATGAAAGTAACCACCAGGAGCCCAGATGGGTGCTTCATCCTGCAGGGCTGTGTCCCCTTGGGAAACGAACGGATCTACGGGCCCTGCACTGCCCAGCAGCTCTCCTTGCCTTCCCCAGGCTCTGTGTCCCTGCCGTCATGCATAGCTGAAGCAATGAACCGACTTCTTTGTCATCTGGAGAGGGGTGTGCTATTATGGGTGGCCCCAGATGGGGTGTTCATCAAGCGGTTCTGTCAAGGCAGGGTATACTGGAGTGGCCCCATGGCCCAACACACTGACCGACCCAACAAACTGGAGCGAGAAAAGACCTTCAAACTGCTTGATATACCCACATTTCTCAATGGTAAGGCAGTGCATGCAtactttaacaaaataaaaaaaacacaataacagcGACTAAAAAGCAGATTGAATTCATTACCTACCAGTTAGTCATTAATCTAGCTGGAACAGAATATGAGACTTCATAGAGAGACAGATTGTTTGGAATACTTGGgagaaaaaataatgacaaatgtcacatcattgCTCTATGCAAAGAGGCAATATGTTTATATGTCAAATCTGCATTTTCCAATATAAAATGTTTGCGTGCAGGGCTCCAGAGGTGTTTACAGGGGAAGGGACCTACACCTTCTTATGAAATTGAGCTCTGTTTCGGAGAGGAATATCCAGACCCCAACGTACCTAAAACCAAGAAGCTGATCATGGCGCAGGTGGGTGGAAAAGGTGCTAAGAATTGCTCACCTATTTTTTATGACACTTTTATTCAGTGTTCTTTATGGCACATTTACCCTGGATGCATATGTGTAGATTGTGGTTGTAGATACAATGTCATATTTCAGTTTCTGATTTTATATATGCCCTGAAAATAAAGGACAACACTGTTGTCTCAACATTGTTGAACGCTCCCTttaaaatttctattttatcATATTAGAAAATGTACAGCATTCTGAGCCCAAATTGGCTCTTCATCAGGTACATATTCCTCTGTCCTTCTTGGGAGGATGAAATcacaattacagtttttttgGACTTGGCACCTGGACAAAAGGATGCACGTATGAGGCAACCAAAAGAAtgtttcactctctctcatATCTGCAggtttttgtcatttatatgtgtgtcttttcttttaatgtttctatTAAGTGAGGGAAAGCAGAGTTACACTCAGACTAGAGTGATGTGAACAGGTGTCAGTATAATTTACTGATTATATTAATTTACTGACAGGTTTGATCCACCATGTAAATTTCTCAAATGCCAAACACCATCAGCTTGGacttacttattacttattattattggaCTTTTTATGACATGTTGAAAAGTATGTAAACTCTTTGATCAACAATACAAGCAGAACCTGATAATTCCTGTGAATGCTCCCTGCAGTAGTATTTTCAACCACCAGTAGAGGTCCTCATAAGCATGCTGATTGTGTACTACACTGTGTCCTGCTGGCCAGGTGGTGCCCTTGTTTGCAGTGGAACTTCTACAGAGGTTCAACTTGGGAGAGACTGAGGAGGTACGTCCAACTCTCACCTCCAACACAGAGGGTGAGAAGATGTAGGAAGACAGGAAAAGCTACCCTGCACCAGGGTAGCCATGAACAATATACAAGTGGATTATTGAAGCTTTATTCCTTCCCTGTCATCATCATGAAAGACATCCtaagagcagagcagaaaaatACAGAGTGTCATCACTGGATAAGTATATATG
This sequence is a window from Siniperca chuatsi isolate FFG_IHB_CAS linkage group LG10, ASM2008510v1, whole genome shotgun sequence. Protein-coding genes within it:
- the irf10 gene encoding interferon regulatory factor 10 isoform X1 encodes the protein MEEGAKMHMKEWLIAQIESGKYEGLCWEDEDKTMFRIPWKHAAKKDYKQTADAALFKAWAVYKGKYREGRDKADPTMWKTRLRCALNKSTDFQEVPERNQLDITEPYKVYLIQQDNVPAVPARPAESPQTKDQVIIQAKRSPKSPGFLDRQLHYQNESFQACKEEEEKPLTEDLLREHMYCEFTGNKPQNHSPAPLPFLSPTLTISDLRMQVILLYHGQRVMKVTTRSPDGCFILQGCVPLGNERIYGPCTAQQLSLPSPGSVSLPSCIAEAMNRLLCHLERGVLLWVAPDGVFIKRFCQGRVYWSGPMAQHTDRPNKLEREKTFKLLDIPTFLNGLQRCLQGKGPTPSYEIELCFGEEYPDPNVPKTKKLIMAQVVPLFAVELLQRFNLGETEEVRPTLTSNTEGEKM
- the irf10 gene encoding interferon regulatory factor 10 isoform X2, which encodes MEEGAKMHMKEWLIAQIESGKYEGLCWEDEDKTMFRIPWKHAAKKDYKQTADAALFKAWAVYKGKYREGRDKADPTMWKTRLRCALNKSTDFQEVPERNQLDITEPYKVYLIQQDNVPAVPARPAESPQTKDQVIIQAKRSPKSPGFLDRQLHYQNESFQACKEEEEKPLTEDLLREHMYCEFTGNKPQNHSPAPLPFLSPTLTISDLRMQVILLYHGQRVMKVTTRSPDGCFILQGCVPLGNERIYGPCTAQQLSLPSPGSVSLPSCIAEAMNRLLCHLERGVLLWVAPDGVFIKRFCQGRVYWSGPMAQHTDRPNKLEREKTFKLLDIPTFLNGLQRCLQGKGPTPSYEIELCFGEEYPDPNVPKTKKLIMAQVGGKGGALVCSGTSTEVQLGRD